In Trifolium pratense cultivar HEN17-A07 linkage group LG7, ARS_RC_1.1, whole genome shotgun sequence, a genomic segment contains:
- the LOC123896735 gene encoding uncharacterized protein LOC123896735 produces MAKGTNSDEFMVLSRVRTGLKREFAFAMKAQSEIDCSLGRTRGGSKNRNEAPVQEIPVGKKARKTGLEDVGGVMSEEEAKSDVVDLVSDDDPRVLVGELESVKSVVDTVIDDDETLLVDENLNEEKDKVVNEIEMEICETKEDKNDGANEEKEKVVNEIEMEICETKEEQKEDKNNTLFDDGANVSVSVRKRKKVTLEKPVRRFTRSALKQKDEETKDNNVVGMVDNVVNRETDVLPVMSTPTPMKLSKSGLKKFPVKLKDFLATGILEGLKVRYVKGQKARKPGEKDLPGVIRDAGVLCFCESCKGTKVVTPTVFELHAGSANKRPPEYTYLENGRPLRDVMNACLGFSLDKLDEAVQLVLGDFTLQKSNICFNCRGPISESSNGVSKLVCNSCMELNEAQTSSQLQTAATCSKSIPPVVQPRSPETVVVPESLITGMAVPKSLNNEMAVPKSLNTEMVVPNSLNSEMAVPESSNTQMIPKGLSTRMKQSASRGKSRGKITRKDLGLHKLVFEEDVLEDGTEVAYYSHGKKLLVGHKQGYGIKCSCCDTEISASQFEAHAGWASRRKPYLHIYTSNGVSLHELSLSISKDRRFAASDNDDLCSICQDGGDLLCCDGCPRAFHIDCVPLPCIPSGTWYCKYCQNNFQMESNVQRNVNALAAGRIAGVDPLEQISRRCIRIVKSVAVDHGGCALCGGHDFTKLFSPRTVMICDQCEREFHVGCLKENNMQNLEELPEGDWFCSTSCNHIHSSLVNLVASGENSLPDSIISLIKKKRDTGAKEKGADTGAEEKGADTGAEEKCADTVAEEKGADTVAEEKSADSVAEEKGADTVAEEKGADTVAEEKGADTDAEEKGADTDAEEKGADSVAEEKGGDTGTEEKGADTGAEEKGGDTGGEEKGIDTGVEEKGADTGVEEKVGDTGVGPDIKWRVLSWRLVASGENKQLSNEYRQVLSKAVSIFHEQFDPIVDSSSGRDFIPAMLFGKNIHGQDFAGMYCAVLTVNQVVVSAGVFRVFGPEVAELPLVATDGKYQGQGYFQCLFSCIERLLRSLSVKNLVLPAAEEAKYIWTNKFKFTKLEQDEINNYKRFYRMMVFQGTSILQKPVCALPSTSKEETV; encoded by the exons ATGGCGAAAGGAACAAATTCCGATGAGTTTATGGTTCTTTCTAGGGTTAGAACAGGTTTGAAGAGAGAGTTTGCATTTGCAATGAAGGCACAATCTGAGATCGATTGTTCATTGGGTCGAACAAGGGGTGGTAGTAAGAACCGGAATGAGGCACCGGTTCAGGAGATACCGGTTGGGAAAAAAGCAAGGAAAACTGGTTTAGAAGATGTGGGGGGTGTAATGAGTGAAGAAGAGGCTAAAAGTGATGTTGTGGATCTTGTTAGTGATGATGACCCTAGGGTTTTGGTTGGTGAATTGGAATCTGTTAAGAGTGTTGTTGATACtgtgattgatgatgatgaaacccttttggttgatgagaatttgaatgaagaaaaagataaagttgtgaatgaaattgaaatggAAATTTGTGAAACCAAAGAGGATAAAAATGATggtgctaatgaagaaaaagaaaaagttgtgAATGAAATTGAGATGGAAATTTGTGAAACCAAAGAGGAACAAAAAGAGGATAAAAATAATACCCTTTTTGATGATGGTGCTAATGTTAGTGTTAGTGTTAGGAAAAGGAAGAAGGTTACTTTGGAGAAACCAGTGAGAAGGTTTACAAGATCAGCATTGAaacaaaaagatgaagaaactaAGGATAATAATGTTGTTGGAATGGTTGATAATGTAGTTAATAGGGAAACTGATGTTTTACCGGTTATGTCAACTCCGACTCCGATGAAATTGTCTAAGTCTGGTTTGAAGAAGTTTCCTGTCAAGTTAAAGGATTTTTTGGCTACTGGAATTCTTGAAGGGTTGAAAGTGAGATATGTCAAGGGACAGAAG GCGCGTAAACCTGGAGAAAAAGATTTGCCAGGAGTGATTAGAGATGCCGGGGTTTTGTGCTTTTGTGAGAGTTGTAAGGGGACTAAG GTTGTCACGCCGACTGTTTTTGAGTTGCATGCTGGTAGTGCTAATAAACGTCCTCCGGAGTATACTTACCTTGAGAATGGAAGACCCCTTCGTGATGTCATGAATGCATGTTTGGGTTTTTCATTGGATAAGCTGGACGAAGCTGTCCAATTGGTCCTTGGTGATTTCACTTTGCAGAAATCTAATATCTGTTTCAATTGCAGAG GGCCAATTTCTGAATCTAGTAACGGCGTGTCAAAACTAGTATGCAATTCATGCATGGAGTTGAATGAGGCTCAAACTAGTAGCCAACTTCAAACAGCAGCAACATGCAGTAAAAGTATTCCCCCAGTAGTTCAACCCAg ATCACCAGAAACAGTAGTAGTTCCAGAGTCATTAATCACTGGGATGGCGGTTCCAAAGTCATTAAACAATGAGATGGCAGTTCCAAAGTCATTAAACACTGAGATGGTGGTTCCAAACTCGTTGAACAGTGAGATGGCGGTTCCAGAGTCATCAAACACCCAGATGATTCCAAAGGGATTAAGCACTAGGATGAAGCAGAGCGCATCTCGTGGCAAGAGTCGGGGAAAAATAACTAGAAA GGATCTAGGGTTGCATAAGTTGGTATTTGAAGAGGACGTGTTAGAAGATGGAACTGAAGTAGCTTACTATTCTCATGGAAAG AAACTATTGGTCGGTCACAAACAGGGATACGGAATTAAATGTTCCTGTTGCGATACTGAGATTAGTGCTTCTCAGTTTGAAGCTCATGCTGGATGGGCATCTCGACGCAAGCC TTACCTGCACATTTATACAtctaatggagtctcactacaTGAGTTGTCCCTCTCTATATCGAAAGATCGGAGATTTGCTGCCAGTGATAATGATGACCTTTGCAGCATATGTCAAGATGGAGGGGATCTTTTGTGTTGTGATGGATGCCCAAGGGCTTTTCACATAG ATTGTGTTCCTCTTCCATGCATTCCAAGTGGTACTTGGTATTGTAAATATTGCCAGAATAATTTCCAGATGGAGAGTAATGTGCAACGTAATGTGAATGCTCTCGCAGCTGGAAGGATTGCAGGCGTTGATCCTTTAGAACAGATAAGCCGAAGATGCATTCGCATTGTCAAAAGTGTAGCTGTCGACCATGGGGGATGTGCCTTGTGCGG AGGTCATGATTTCACTAAATTATTTAGTCCTCGAACAGTAATGATTTGTGATCAG TGTGAGAGGGAATTTCATGTTGGGTGTTTGAAGGAGAATAACATGCAGAATTTAGAG GAATTACCTGAAGGGGATTGGTTCTGCAGCACAAGTTGTAATCATATTCATTCTTCTCTAGTGAATTTGGTCGCTTCTGGGGAGAATAGTCTCCCGGATTCTATTATaagtttgataaaaaagaaGCGTGACACTGGCGCTAAAGAGAAAGGTGCAGACACTGGCGCTGAAGAGAAGGGTGCAGACACTGGCGCTGAAGAGAAGTGTGCAGACACTGTCGCTGAAGAGAAGGGTGCCGACACTGTCGCTGAAGAGAAAAGTGCCGACTCTGTCGCTGAAGAGAAGGGTGCAGATACTGTTGCTGAAGAGAAGGGTGCAGATACTGTTGCTGAAGAGAAGGGTGCAGACACTGACGCGGAAGAGAAAGGTGCAGACACTGATGCGGAAGAGAAAGGTGCAGACTCTGTCGCTGAAGAGAAGGGTGGAGACACTGGCACTGAAGAGAAAGGTGCTGACACTGGTGCCGAAGAGAAAGGTGGAGACACTGGCGGTGAAGAGAAAGGCATAGACACTGGTGTTGAAGAGAAAGGCGCAGACACTGGTGTTGAAGAGAAAGTTGGAGACACTGGTGTTGGTCCTGACATTAAATGGAGGGTTCTGAGCTGGAGGTTAGTTGCGTCTGGTGAAAATAAGCAATTGTCTAATGAATATAGGCAAGTGCTTTCAAAGGCTGTTTCAATCTTCCAT GAGCAATTTGATCCTATCGTTGATTCTTCTTCTGGCCGTGATTTCATTCCGGCAATGCTGTTTGG AAAGAACATCCATGGACAAGATTTTGCTGGAATGTACTGTGCAGTGCTCACTGTCAA CCAAGTTGTTGTTTCTGCTGGAGTATTTCGTGTCTTTGGACCAGAAGTAGCAGAACTTCCCTTGGTGGCAACAGACGGCAAGTACCAAGGACAG GGTTACTTTCAGTGCCTGTTTTCTTGCATTGAGAGACTACTTCGATCTTTAAGTGTGAAAAACCTTGTCCTTCCGGCTGCTGAAGAAGCTAAATATATATGGACTAATAAATTTAAGTTTACAAAGCTCGAGCAGGATGAg ATAAACAATTATAAGAGATTTTATCGTATGATGGTCTTTCAAGGGACCTCAATACTACAGAAGCCTGTTTGTGCACTACCAAGTACTTCTAAGGAGGAAACTGTGTAA